A single genomic interval of Lathyrus oleraceus cultivar Zhongwan6 chromosome 7, CAAS_Psat_ZW6_1.0, whole genome shotgun sequence harbors:
- the LOC127100936 gene encoding external alternative NAD(P)H-ubiquinone oxidoreductase B2, mitochondrial, producing the protein MRNFNFFHRFSKTFRDYDSQFKLVLLCTTVSGGGLLAYGEAVATSEAAVPEKKKVLVLGTGWAGTSFLRNLNDPRYEVHVVSPRNYFAFTPLLPSVTCGTIEARSIVEPVRNIFRKKHVDSRFSEAECIKIDAVNRKVYCRANINNNSNEKDEFVVDYDYLIIAVGANVNTFNTPGVTENCHFLKEVEDAQRIRRTVIDCFERASLPSVSDEEKKRILHFAIVGGGPTGVEFAAALHDFVSEDLVKLYPGVKDLFKITLLEAGGHILSMFDKRITAFAEDKFRRDGIDVKTGSMVVKVSDREISTKEMKSGEMTSIPYGMAVWSTGIGTRPFIKDFMTQIGQINRRAVATDEWLRVEGTNNVYALGDCATINQRKVMEDIVAIFKKTDADNSGTITLKEFQAVMDDIFERYPQVELFLKNKQMHGIADLLEESKGDVEKESIEINIEELKTALFNVDSQMKFLPATAQVASQQGAYLAKCFNRMEECEKNPEGPIRFREEGRHRFKPFRYKHLGQFAPLGGEQTAAQLPGDWVSIGHSSQWLWYSVYASKQVSWRTRALVVSDWMRRFIFGRDSSQI; encoded by the exons ATGCGCAATTTCAATTTCTTCCACCGTTTCTCCAAAACCTTCCGTGACTACGATTCTCAGTTCAAGCTTGTCCTCCTCTGCACCACCGTAAG TGGCGGTGGCCTTTTGGCATACGGTGAGGCTGTTGCTACATCTGAAGCGGCGGTACCTGAGAAGAAAAAGGTGTTGGTGCTGGGAACTGGTTGGGCAGGAACGAGTTTCTTGAGGAATCTTAATGATCCTCGATATGAGGTTCACGTTGTCTCTCCTCGGAATTATTTTGCATTCACTCCTTTGCTGCCCAGTGTTACCTGTGGCACCATCGAGGCTCGCAGCATTGTTGAACCCGTCCGCAATATCTTCAGGAAG AAACATGTGGACTCTCGATTCAGTGAAGCAGAATGTATCAAGATTGATGCAGTAAACAGAAAAGTTTACTGTCGAGCTAATATTAAcaataattcgaatgaaaaagaTGAATTCGTTGTGGACTATGACTACTTAATCATAGCTGTGGGGGCTAATGTCAACACATTTAATACTCCTGGAGTCACGGAGAATTGTCATTTCTTGAAG GAAGTTGAAGATGCGCAGAGGATTAGAAGAACTGTAATTGACTGCTTTGAGAGAGCAAGTTTGCCTAGTGTAAGTGATGAAGAAAAAAAGAGAATTCTTCATTTTGCTATTGTTGGAGGTGGTCCAACTGGAGTGGAGTTTGCAGCCGCACTTCATGATTTTGTCAGTGAGGATTTGGTCAAATTATATCCCGGGGTAAAAGATTTATTTAAAATTACCCTTCTGGAGGCTGGAGGTCATATCTTGAGCAT GTTTGACAAAAGAATAACAGCTTTTGCTGAAGATAAGTTCCGCAGAGATGGTATTGATGTGAAAACAGGATCCATGGTTGTGAAGGTATCTGACAGAGAAATTTCCACTAAAGAAATGAAAAGTGGAGAAATGACTTCAATTCCATATGGAATGGCTGTCTGGTCAACTGGTATTGGCACTCGTCCATTCATAAAAGATTTTATGACACAAATTGGTCAG ATTAACAGACGTGCCGTAGCTACTGATGAATGGTTGAGAGTTGAGGGAACCAATAATGTGTATGCGCTTGGTGATTGTGCTACAATAAACCAGCGAAAAGTCATG GAAGATATTGTGGCAATATTTAAGAAGACTGATGCAGACAACTCAGGAACAATTACGCTCAAAGAATTTCAGGCGGTAATGGATGACATCTTTGAAAGATACCCTCAAGTGGAGCTATTCCTAAAGAATAAACAGATGCATGGCATTGCTGATCTTTTGGAAGAATCCAAAGGAGATGTTGAAAAAGAATCTATTGAAATTAATATCGAAGAACTCAAAACTGCACTTTTCAATGTGGACTCGCAGATGAAATTTCTTCCTGCTACAGCTCAG GTTGCATCTCAGCAAGGAGCCTACCTGGCCAAGTGTTTTAACCGGATGGAAGAGTGTGAAAAAAACCCAGAGGGTCCTATTAGGTTCAGGGAAGAAGGTCGTCATCGGTTCAAACCCTTCAG GTACAAGCATTTAGGTCAATTTGCTCCTCTGGGAGGAGAACAGACAGCTGCACAGCTACCTGGAGATTGGGTTTCAATTGGACACAGCAGTCAATGGCTGTGGTATTCTGTCTATGCAAG CAAGCAAGTCAGCTGGCGCACAAGGGCATTAGTGGTGTCAGACTGGATGAGACGCTTTATTTTTGGGAGGGACTCGAGTCAAATCTGA